The Lolium rigidum isolate FL_2022 chromosome 2, APGP_CSIRO_Lrig_0.1, whole genome shotgun sequence genomic interval GAAAAAATACGATTGCACCAAGATTTGTCATAACATGAGTTCGAAATTCCAACATGTATTTTTATAGCTACATATGAGGTTGCAACCGAGAATTTTTTTTTCCAGAGGATTCTAGGCTGCAAGTGCGACCTGAAAATAAATCAAGTCATGTCAGCTGCTTTACGTTGATAGTCCTACCAGTGGTTCTCTTGTTAGGAAACACAGTAATCACGCGTCCTGTCAGTGGGCTACTACCACAATCCCTTTCGTTTTTGTTTGGAAACAGCAGGGCAGTTTTTATGGTCTGGTTCGCTCGTTGGGAAGCAGAGCACAGCTAGCGGAACAGAGCACTGCTAGTTGACCACTGTGACGACTACTGTTAGTAGAGTTAAGTGGGTAACTAGAAAGTAGGCGATCGAATTAGTTTGATTACCATGAACGTGTCGCCGATGTTGATGACCATGGCCCCCGGGACGGGCCGGACGGGGCGCCAGTCGCCGTCGACGAGGACCTCCAGCCCTCCGACGTCGTCCTGGAGGAGGATGGTGAGCGCCGTGGGGTCGCAGTGCGGCCCTGTCCCCAGCGTGCGCTCCGGCTCCGGGCACGGCGGGTAGTAGTTGCACCGCATGATGGAGCTGCTGTCCGCGAAGAACTCCCGGTAGTACCCGCGCTCCACGCTCAGGCTCAGCTCCAGAAGCTCCATGATCGTCAGTGAGAGCTCCTTCATCTTCTCGCAGTACTCCTGGTACACCCTCCTACACATCCACACGTGTTCACTACGTATAAGCGGCAGTACGTGGGCACGGATCCAACGTACGATCGATCGAAACGACAAATGCAATGGCGGAGATTAGTTCCTAGCTGGATAGGAGACAGAGTGGATGTATTCCTTACCCCATTGGCTCGAAGTCCTCGCCGAGGGTGCTGGTGAAGTAGTCGACGACGACGGGCGCCGCGGCGGTGTCCTGGAAGCCGAAGGAGAGGGTCTCCTTCCAGGGGAGCTTGGAGGCGAACCGGTCCGCGTGCGCGCTCGTGTACCCGGACACAGTCCCGGGCACGCGGCGCGCGCGCTGCTTCTCGGCCAGCGGCAGCCGGAAGAAGCCGTTCGCGCTCTCCAGCGCCGCGCGCGCCAGGGCCTCGTCCACGCCGTGGCCAGACACCTGGAAAAACCCGTGCGTGGCGCACGCGGAAGCCACCTGCGCCACGGCGCGGCGAAGCCCCGCGGCATCGTCATTGCGCAGCACGCTCACGTCGACCACCGGCACGCCCAACTCCTCCGCTGTGGTTGGGCA includes:
- the LOC124688297 gene encoding gibberellin 20 oxidase 2-like, coding for MVLQPAQQVTTLSHPPHCSARSSALMDTSPAPPLLLRPSAPSIDPSAAKAVISKSGGAAAASVYDLRREPNIPAPFVWPHAEACPTTAEELGVPVVDVSVLRNDDAAGLRRAVAQVASACATHGFFQVSGHGVDEALARAALESANGFFRLPLAEKQRARRVPGTVSGYTSAHADRFASKLPWKETLSFGFQDTAAAPVVVDYFTSTLGEDFEPMGRVYQEYCEKMKELSLTIMELLELSLSVERGYYREFFADSSSIMRCNYYPPCPEPERTLGTGPHCDPTALTILLQDDVGGLEVLVDGDWRPVRPVPGAMVINIGDTFMALSNGRYKSCLHRAVVNQRQERRSLAFFLCPRADRVVRPPPAIAAAASPRRYPDFTWADFMRFTQRHYRADTRTLDAFTQWLSPPTPAQTAAQEAA